In Mytilus edulis chromosome 7, xbMytEdul2.2, whole genome shotgun sequence, a single genomic region encodes these proteins:
- the LOC139481799 gene encoding uncharacterized protein: protein MGRCCSKEDVETYTATGGIYKNIVDLQNVVKESAWKRYSNSRQKDFPTAVKKVRLDFDWTGVKFIPTKPKYSDHGTVQYESNILFESVFKNNSNQEQHHSLKTEQQTTGTCKSSITKGYTTGFNVGLTLSAPADIVGTTAGFSKGFSVENTLANEDQRTMTWSAEGVLLVEKQSMLTAKLQITEKQSSYTFTTNVAVKGEVIVTFYVRKNNRYLMEYRAPIRTILVQKKDKFKDEKGKIFVEDIDGTAYVKVEGECIFKYGIKQEIIINQNSNKEQNVLS from the exons ATGGGGCGCTGTTGCAGTAAAGAAGACGTAGAAACATAT ACTGCAACAGGaggaatatacaaaaatatagtcGACCTACAGAACGTTGTTAAAGAATCGGCTTGGAAAAGGTATAGCAATAGTAGACAAAAGGATTTTCCAACGGCAGTAAAAAAGGTTCGATTAGATTTTGATTGGACAGGTGTAAAATTCATTCCAACGAAACCTAAATATTCAGATCACGGAACAGTCCAATATGAATCAAATATTCTATTTGAATCAGTATTCAAAAATAATAGCAACCAAGAGCAACACCATTCCTTGAAAACTGAACAACAGACCACAGGAACATGTAAAAGTTCAATAACAAAAGGTTATACAACTGGTTTTAATGTTGGCCTGACACTGTCTGCACCTGCCGATATAGTGGGGACAACAGCTGGTTTTTCTAAAGGTTTCTCAGTTGAAAATACGTTGGCAAATGAAGATCAAAGAACAATGACTTGGTCGGCAGAAGGTGTGTTGTTAGTCGAAAAGCAATCTATGCTTACTGCAAAACTCCAAATAACAGAAAAGCAAAGCTCTTATACTTTTACAACTAATGTTGCAGTAAAAGGAGAAGTTATAGTTACGTTCTATGTAAGAAAAAATAACAGATATCTGATGGAATACAGAGCACCAATAAGAACAATTTTAGTTCAAAAGAAAGATAAGTTTAAGGatgaaaaaggaaaaatatttgtAGAAGACATTGATGGAACAGCTTATGTGAAAGTTGAAGGGGAATGTATTTTCAAATATGGTATCAaacaagaaattattataaaccAGAACAGTAATAAAGAACAAAATGTTTTGTCctga